A DNA window from Carassius gibelio isolate Cgi1373 ecotype wild population from Czech Republic chromosome A6, carGib1.2-hapl.c, whole genome shotgun sequence contains the following coding sequences:
- the LOC128015266 gene encoding protein-glutamine gamma-glutamyltransferase 5-like has product MDEFKFQSINLQQAQNQIRHKTDGLSSSTLVLRRGQAFTVLMNYEGRPFDPMKEKLIFRIVLGPLSVEVPVSSFGQPSPTQWSAFLERRVLNPTGPRVLSVSLSSPASASIGVYTLQLRVETRLTVRTYLFGQFTLLCNPWCQADSVFLQAEDLRNEYVRSDFGLLFKGCPGNVVSRPWSFDQYEKGILDICMKLLQLSPQYQADMRTDLQNRSSPVYIGRVISAMVNSNDDKGVLMGNWSGDYRGGVNPSQWSGSADILWKWAETQFRAVKYGQCWVFAAVMCTVMRALGIPTRVITNFNSAHDTDGNMVIEEHYNEMGEKLSISRDSIWNFHVWVESWMKRPDLGQGYDGWQALDATPQERSAGIFRCGPAAVKAIYQQKVDAQYDVPFVYAAVNADVRTIIIKDRKILSTSIDKKRVGELISTKRPGSMLMQDITSEYKTEKVQRGEGATGRVASKGTAVSLQLLKAPLVGENISFNVIIANNAAAPKLLKKHVNAQNKEYNRNPTGTFWEAHDDVKIGPKETLTIKHEISFKDYMLKEAAEDFMVNLAVVIEDVESQERVLASEEFNIRSPALNVQIQNEYVIINTQQVATVTFTNPFSTAVSGELTIACSGLLEQKVQTRITIQPRETMRMPISFTPRMAGSKMLYASLVLTNPPTVLHGFKTINVQES; this is encoded by the exons ATGGACG AGTTCAAGTTTCAAAGTATCAACCTGCAACAGGCACAAAACCAGATCCGGCACAAGACTGACGGTCTGAGCTCCAGCACCCTGGTTCTGCGGAGAGGACAGGCCTTCACAGTCCTAATGAACTATGAGGGACGACCATTTGATCCAATGAAGGAAAAACTGATCTTCCGAATTGTTCTAG GTCCTCTGTCTGTGGAGGTCCCGGTCTCCTCGTTCGGACAGCCCTCTCCAACTCAATGGAGTGCCTTCCTGGAGAGGCGTGTACTGAACCCAACTGGACCCCGTGTGCTGTCTGTATCACTGTCCAGCCCTGCGTCTGCTTCAATCGGCGTCTACACGCTCCAGCTGAGGGTCGAGACTCGCTTGACTGTGAGAACATATCTGTTCGGCCAGTTCACGCTCCTCTGCAACCCCTGGTGCCAAG CTGATTCGGTGTTCCTGCAGGCGGAGGATCTGAGGAATGAATATGTCAGGAGTGATTTCGGCCTGCTGTTTAAAGGCTGCCCTGGTAATGTGGTCTCCAGACCCTGGTCGTTCGATCAG TATGAAAAGGGGATACTGGACATCTGTATGAAATTGCTGCAGTTGAGTCCTCAATATCAAGCGGACATGAGAACAGATCTGCAGAACCGCAGCAGTCCGGTTTACATCGGCCGTGTGATCTCAGCGATG GTGAACTCTAACGATGATAAAGGGGTGTTGATGGGAAACTGGTCAGGTGACTACAGGGGAGGCGTCAACCCTTCACAGTGGTCCGGCAGCGCAGATATTCTCTGGAAGTGGGCAGAAACACAATTCAGGGCTGTGAAATACGGACAGTGCTGGGTGTTTGCTGCTGTCATGTGTACAG TAATGCGAGCTCTTGGCATTCCGACTCGAGTCATCACCAACTTCAACTCCGCTCACGACACAGACGGGAACATGGTGATCGAGGAACATTACAATGAGATGGGGGAGAAATTGTCCATCAGCAGGGATAGCATCTG GAACTTCCATGTTTGGGTGGAGAGCTGGATGAAGAGGCCTGATCTGGGTCAAGGTTATGACGGATGGCAGGCTCTCGACGCCACGCCACAAGAGAGGAGCGCAG GAATTTTCCGCTGTGGTCCTGCTGCTGTTAAAGCCATTTATCAGCAGAAGGTGGACGCTCAATATGACGTGCCATTCGTTTATGCAGCAGTGAATGCCGATGTGCGTACAATAATCATCAAAGACAGGAAGATATTATCAAccagcattgataaaaaaagagTTGGAGAACTGATCTCCACCAAACGTCCAGGATCCATGCTTATGCAGGACATCACGTCTGAATACAAAACTGAGAAGg TCCAAAGAGGTGAAGGTGCTACAGGAAGAGTGG CTTCTAAGGGCACTGCAGTTTCTCTCCAGCTTCTGAAAGCCCCTCTAGTCGGAGAAAACATTTCTTTCAATGTCATAATCGCTAACAATGCGGCCGCTCCAAAACTGCTGAAAAAACACGTGAACGCTCAGAACAAGGAGTACAACCGCAATCCCACTGGAACCTTCTGGGAGGCTCATGACGATGTGAAAATCGGCCCGAAAGAAA CTCTGACTATAAAACATGAGATCTCCTTCAAAGACTACATGCTGAAGGAGGCTGCAGAGGATTTTATGGTTAACCTGGCAGTGGTTATAGAGGATGTGGAGTCTCAGGAGAGAGTGCTGGCATCAGAAGAGTTCAACATCCGCAGCCCTGCCCTCAATGTACAG ATTCAGAATGAGTATGTGATCATCAACACACAGCAAGTGGCCACAGTGACCTTCACCAACCCATTCAGCACAGCAGTGAGCGGTGAACTGACCATAGCCTGCTCAGGACTTTTGGAGCAGAAGGTTCAAACAAG GATTACGATCCAGCCTCGAGAAACCATGAGGATGCCCATCAGTTTCACTCCCAGGATGGCAGGTTCCAAGATGCTTTATGCTAGTTTAGTGCTGACAAATCCACCCACCGTCCTCCACGGCTTCAAGACCATCAATGTTCAAGAATCTTAG